One part of the Asterias amurensis chromosome 11, ASM3211899v1 genome encodes these proteins:
- the LOC139944039 gene encoding histone H1.1-like, translating to MSDDDVQPAVEEKQEKAPAKRKRRPSKTSSTPKPKIKDMVEEAINATYDARNGASLQAIKKYLSMNFGLEKPTYIRSALKRGVASGDFIQVKGVGASGSFKVNSTMTDKAAEKTRRQKDSEQAKMAKSQKTEKEAQRIAKRMKKAQKERESKKESPPKAAKKIKKVKPEKRVKTPAKKVEKKKKKSVKKSPKKAKRGSAK from the coding sequence ATGTCTGACGACGATGTACAACCCGCTGTCGAAGAAAAGCAAGAGAAAGCCCCGGCTAAGAGAAAGAGAAGACCATCAAAAACGAGCTCAACTCCTAAGCCGAAAATCAAGGACATGGTTGAGGAGGCTATCAACGCTACCTACGACGCCCGTAATGGGGCTTCACTTCAGGCCATCAAAAAATATCTGTCCATGAACTTTGGCTTAGAAAAACCCACTTACATTCGCAGCGCCTTAAAGAGGGGCGTGGCCTCCGGAGACTTCATCCAAGTTAAAGGGGTTGGTGCAAGCGGCTCTTTCAAGGTGAACTCAACAATGACAGACAAAGCTGCAGAAAAGACCCGCAGACAGAAGGACTCTGAACAAGCTAAGATGGCCAAGTCTCAGAAGACCGAAAAGGAGGCTCAGCGAATTGCCAAGAGGATGAAGAAAGCGCAGAAAGAGAGAGAGTCAAAGAAAGAGTCTCCACCGAAAGCAGCTAAGAAAATCAAGAAGGTCAAGCCTGAGAAGCGAGTCAAGACCCCCGCCAAGAAGgtggagaagaagaagaagaaatctGTGAAGAAGTCGCCTAAGAAAGCCAAGAGAGGCTCGGCCAAGTGA